A single Lycorma delicatula isolate Av1 chromosome 12, ASM4794821v1, whole genome shotgun sequence DNA region contains:
- the LOC142333257 gene encoding mitochondrial nicotinamide adenine dinucleotide transporter SLC25A51 — MMKNSNDQTHSVDIHNKHLSYKIIEKNMNNDDSNNNKFTESGNKENTTNYIGTNSCNLASLLAGECQISSSSKEFICGWTAAIINIGITFPINKIIFRQMLHNIRFVGAFKEIKSEGVLFLYRGILPPLLQKSISTSLMFGMYENIRKPLITANVPKPISNATASMLAGTIEALLTPFERIQTLLQDNFYHKQLRNTSHAVKIIYFDYGFKEYYRGLVPILLRNGPSNVFFFGLRDFCYERLPDSQLWYIKMSKQFLIGAFIGSFISCVFYPCNVLKVHVQSRLGGPYQGFIAAIKEMYIERNRSISGFYRGVSVNCTRSFISWGLINVSYEMLLKAFSD; from the exons atgatgaaaaatagtaATGATCAAACACATTCAGTTGATATACATAATAAgcatttatcatataaaataatcgaaaaaaacatgaacaatgatgatagtaataataataaatttaccgaatcaggaaataaagaaaatacaactAATTACATTGGAACAAATTCATGCAATCTTGCATCACTTCTTGCAGGAGAATGCCAAATATCTAGTTCCAGTAAAGAATTCATTTGTGGTTGGACTGCTGCAATTATTAACATTGGTATTACCTTtcctattaataaaatcatatttagacag aTGCTGCATAATATCAGATTTGTTGGtgcttttaaagaaattaaatctgaaggagttttgtttttatatagagGAATATTACCACCATTATTGCAAAAATCAATAAGCACTTCATTAATGTTTGGAATGTATGAAAATATTCGTAAACCACTAATTACCGCAAATGTACCAAAACCAATTAGTAATGCTACAGCATCAATGTTAGCTGGAACAATTGAAGCATTACTAACACCATTTGAACGGATACAAACATTATTAcaagataatttttatcataaacaattGAGAAATACATCACACgctgtgaaaattatttattttgattatggttttaaagaatattatcgTGGTTTAGTACCAATTTTATTACGTAACGGACcatctaatgtatttttttttggtttacgtGATTTCTGTTATGAAAGATTACCGGATTCACAATTATGGTACATCAAAATGTCTAAACAATTTCTAATCGGTGCTTTTATCGGTAGTTTTATTAGTTGTGTTTTTTATCcatgtaatgttttaaaagtacATGTTCAAAGTAGATTAGGTGGCCCTTATCAAGGTTTTATTGCTGCtattaaagaaatgtatattgAAAGAAATAGAAGCATTAGCGGTTTTTATCGTGGGGTTTCAGTAAATTGTACTCGGTCATTTATtagttggggtttaattaacgtTTCATATGAGATGTTACTTAAAGCTTTTTCTGAttga